The genomic DNA TTGGACAGGTTGCAGGGAAAGGGGAACATACTTGCACATGTCATGATTGTGTATAGGAATTAGCTGATTTTGGGAGGAAGTAATTAAAGAGATTCACTTTATGACAAAATGCCAGCTTCCCAGAGATCCCCTGGACTTCTTACTTAATGCTCCAGTAAaagctttacattttaaatagaacAACATGTTAATTTATGTTATTTAATTGATAGCAGTAATACTCTATATTGCACAATATTGGAAAAATATGATGTCTCCTCCTATGGAACTGGGATATTGTCAAAAATGGATTGTCCTTGTAATTgaaaagctttcacaccaagTACATACACAAGAGAAGCACCAAAGAGAGGCTAGtcagggttagactagatgacccttgtggtcccttgtAACCCTATGGCTCTATGATTCTGTGAGAAGAcgggctccccagccagcaagccagaatcttGAGCCCgattctttgaatattaacctgacCCTGAATAAGTAATGTATAATGTAATAAGTTAAGATTTTATTgcaactttgccttaataaaaagcttcaaaaaagaaaaatatattagtAGTATTCACAGAAGGAAATGTTCAGAGATGCATAGGATAGTTTCTGGTCTCTTGAAAAAGACATGTAGACATGTCGCAGCGGTTCATTAGAGTCAATCCAACGGTAATTGTGAATGGAGTTCTTGCTTTCCTCCATTGAGTTATTTGTGAATATATGTTGATTTCTTTGAATGTTTTGCCAAATAAATTGGATGGTCAATTTCTTTTGCCTATGGGTTGTTCTTTCATGAGCTGGTCATTTTGACTGTTTTTTGAAATTCACACTTGATTGCTAACATCCATTGCTAATTTTGCTTTAGAGACATCAAATTTCTGAAAGCATTTCTTATACCTGCAGACTTTTTCAGGGCTTCTTAACCTCCTCTCCACTGAACCTCCAGAACACCTGAGATGCTAACTGCTCTCTGATTTCAGTCACTTGAGTCACCTTATGGGATATTGCTCTTCTTTAGGAAAGTGAACACTTTGCTTCCAACCTTTCGCAGGGCACCTTTgacctccttgttcctcaggctaTAGATGAGGGGGTTGAACATGGGAGAGATGACTGTATAGAGCAGGGAGAAGGCCTTGTTTAAAGCTGGTGACTGGTTACCTACAGGGGCTCCATAAACAATAATGATGGTGCCATAGAAAATAGAAACAACCAGGAGGTGTGaagagcaggtggagaaggctttttTCTTCCCAGTTGTGGAAGGGATCCTTCGGATGGTCAAGATGATCCTATAGTAGGAAGTCAAGGTTAGTAGAAATGGGACCAGGGTCACACAGGCAGACACTGTGAAAGACAGAAATTCAACCAAATGGGTGTCAGTGCAGGAGAGTTTTAACAGAGGcatgaaatcacaaaagaaatgtcCAACCTCCTTGGAAGCACAGAAAGGCAATGTAAAAGTCAAGACCATCATTGCTATAGGAGTCAAGAAGCCAGTTATCCAACAACCAGCTGCTAGCTGAAGGCAAACCTTAAAGTTCATAACAGATGCATAAGACAACGGATGGCATATCGCTAAATAACGATCGTAGGACATGACTGATAAAAGGAGGCACTCAGTGACTGCCAAAGATCCAAAAATGTACAACTGGGCTACACAACCCATGAATAAAATCACTTCCCTCACTGTAAGGAAACTTCTTAGCATCTTGGGGACAATGGTGGTGGTGTAGCAGATCTCCAGGAAAGATAAGTtacccaggaagaagtacatgggggtatgTAGATTGTGATCAGCTGCTATCACCAGAACAATTACAATGTTGCCAGACATGGTTATGGtgtaaatgaataaaaatgtcaCAAAGAGTAAGGGCTGCATTTCATGGAAGTCTCCAAACCCCAGAAGAATGAATTCTGTGATGGCTGTTTGATTCTCTTTTTCAGTTACACCCATATGCTCCatctaaagaaaaggaaatggacacaaaggaaaattaagtgattcatagatttcaaggtcagaagagaccattgtgattatctagtctgacctcttgtttAACATAGGCCAGAGACCACCAAtgaaataattcattttgaaCTAGAACGTATCTCAAATAAATGTTATTATTCAATGGAACCTAGTCAACTACAATCCCCTTAAAGGAAGTACAGGTGACAAGAATATGCTTCATCTGAACCAAACCCCCAGCTCCAACCCTAGAAATAACAAGAATTAAAGAGAAAGAATCTCAACACACCCCATACGCACATCCAATAGCATCAGAAAATATGGGGGAAGTTTAGTAGGATTGTTTGTCTACTTCAATAGGGCTTAAGAAGAGACCCAAAAGATagctctagctagctagctagctagctatcatACCTACAGTAAGTACGATGAAGTAGAAACTGAATAACAAATACAGACAATAGTATTAAATATTATATAGACTATTATGGTAGTTATCCCCATGCAGAAATACAGAAATTAATACAAAagaggtgtaaaatgctaccaaatctgaATTCTCCACCCATTTACACCCATGGTGGCCCTTTACACTTCTGATGCATTTGCTTTGaacaggtgtaaatgacaacacagaatacaaaattggaaagaatcaaGCCCAAAAGTTTTACTGTAATTTTTATTGTGGTTCAGTTGCCTCTTGTTCACAAATGCCAGAAAAGTCTGATTATATTTATCCTGATTAACAACTGAAGCCACTTTTACCTTTGATTTGACTGTGGCCTTTATATGTAATTGTATCCCTTGCTTTCACCTCTCCAGCAATCAGAATCTTGTTTCTCTGGTTCCCTCTTTTCACAGCATGTTGTCCTCGAAAGTAAATAAGAGTTACATGAAAATATACATCATCCCCATGTTTGACCTTCACACAGTGAATTGTGTATTAGCAGTCCCAACTCAGAAATATATAAAGACATATTGTCTCATTTGATAAGCCAAAAGGGACTAATTACACTATTTATAGAGTGTGTTCAGCAGTGTTATTTAAACCAGACTGCTAGATCCTGTGAGGATATTCTCCTCCCAGACACCATATCTCAGGGCTTGGTCCAAAGCcctttgaactcaatggaatGGTTCCCACTGGATCAGACACTAAGCTGTGGCAGGTTAAAAGATGAAAATTATTCCCCTTTTGGCTTGATCTG from Malaclemys terrapin pileata isolate rMalTer1 chromosome 12, rMalTer1.hap1, whole genome shotgun sequence includes the following:
- the LOC128846060 gene encoding olfactory receptor 5V1-like — protein: MGVTEKENQTAITEFILLGFGDFHEMQPLLFVTFLFIYTITMSGNIVIVLVIAADHNLHTPMYFFLGNLSFLEICYTTTIVPKMLRSFLTVREVILFMGCVAQLYIFGSLAVTECLLLSVMSYDRYLAICHPLSYASVMNFKVCLQLAAGCWITGFLTPIAMMVLTFTLPFCASKEVGHFFCDFMPLLKLSCTDTHLVEFLSFTVSACVTLVPFLLTLTSYYRIILTIRRIPSTTGKKKAFSTCSSHLLVVSIFYGTIIIVYGAPVGNQSPALNKAFSLLYTVISPMFNPLIYSLRNKEVKGALRKVGSKVFTFLKKSNIP